Sequence from the Aerococcus tenax genome:
AAGAGATGATTATTAAAGACTTGAATCTCCAAGTTGAAAAAGGTCAAACTATAGCGATTGTAGGACCAACGGGGGCAGGAAAATCGACCCTGATTTCTTTATTGTTGCGGTTCTATGATGTTAACCGCGGGGCAATTCGCGTCAACGGTATTGATATCCGCCAAGCCAGCCGGGAAAACCTGCGTCAGTTTTTTGGCATGGTGCTTCAAGATACCTGGCTCCAGCAGGGGACCATTGCGGATAATATCCGTTATGGGGCCGAGGGAGCTAGCGATGAAGAAGTGGTTCAAGCAGCCAAGGATGCTCATTGCTATCACTTTATTCAAAGCTTGCCTGATGGTTTTAATACCCTATTGAATGAAGAAGCTAATAATATTTCTCAAGGGCAAAAGCAATTAATTACCATTGCCCGGGCCTTTATCTCTAACCCTGAAGTCATGATTCTTGATGAAGCCACCTCGTCAGTGGACACCCGTACCGAACAACTTATCCAGTCAGCCATGGCTAAGCTCATGCAAGGGCGGACCAACTTTGTGATTGCCCACCGTTTGTCCACTATTGTGGAAGCTGATAAAATTCTGGTCCTGGACCAGGGGGATATTGTTGAACAAGGAAGCCATGAAGAATTACTGGCTAAAAAGGGCAAATACGCCCAACTCTACCAAAGTCAATTTAATGATTAATGAACAGAGTACGAGGTGACAAAAAAAGTGAAACGCTGGAAGAAATATGGGGTAATCCTTGAAAAGGATTGCCAAATATTTCTGAAGAGGAGTTCACTTTTGTCACCGAGCAGATTTGAACAGAGTGCGACAGTCACGCTAAATAACAAAATTGCTGGGAAGAAAATAAGCCCAGCTTTTTTATGTATCAAACTTCGTAAAAAATGCCTTTCAAAAGTCGGTTTTGCTCTAGGGTAGGGCTAACTTTTGAAACATTTTTCTTATCTTTCTATTTCTGTATTTTTGGGGGCTGTGCTATTATTAAAGCGAGAAAAGAAGGGGGTTGTTGGTAGGATGGGAAGTCTGCTCTTTCTATTAGGAGTCCTGGCTTTAATGGTCGGTTTAATGACTAGAGAGTATCTTTTTATGGGCTTAGTAAGCCTGTTTCTCTTCGCTCTATACTTTTATTTCTTTGCCAGCGCTTCTTGGTTGGCTATAATTTTATTGGTTTTAGGATTTTCTCTTTTGGCTTTTGAATTTATTTTACCCACGATGGGCCTTTTAGGCGTGATGGGTCTAGGGGTGATTTATCTGTCCTTATGGCTATTGCAGGGAAATTGGCTAAGGGCCTTAATAGACGGTACCCTAGCCTTAGCAATTGCCCTAGTCACGGTTTTAATCTTTACCCGCTTGGGTTTTCAATTGCCTTTTACTAAGAAAATAGTTTTAGACACTTCACTGACTGAAGCGGAGGGCTTCCAGTCCTTAGCTGACTCATCTAAATATCTCAATCAAAGGGCGATCGCAGTAACTGATTGCCGTCCAGTGGGCAAAGCTCGCTTCTCTAATGGGGAAATTCTCGAAGTCCTTAGTCAGTATCACTATATAGAGAAAGGAAGCGAAGTGACAGTCGTTAAGGTGAAGAATGATCGCTTGCTGGTCGCTGAAATAAAATAAGTCGATCAGGTAAAAATTGTTTAAGTTGGGAAAAGTAATACAGAAAGGATGGCAGCCCATGACTAACCTACAAGCTGGAACCTTTTTAATTATGATGGTTCTGCTCTTGACATTAATTATTCTCTTTTTTGTTTTTGTGCCTATTGGTTTATGGATCACGGCCTATTTTTCCGGAGTTAAGGTAGGGATTGGAAATCTGATTGGTATGCGTTTGCGTCGGGTGAATCCTTCCCGCATCATTAAACCAATGATCAAAGCCACTAAGGCTGGTCTAGCTATTGATATTAATGAACTCGAAGCGCACTATCTGGCAGGTGGCGATGTGAACTCGGTGGTTGACGCTTTGATTGCAGCCCAAAGAGCCAATATTGACTTGGAATTTAAGCAAGCGGCCGCCATCGATTTGGCTGGTCGTGATGTTTTTGAAGCTGTCCAAGTCTCAGTTACCCCTAAGGTCATTGAAACCCCAATTATTGCTGGGGTAGCCCGTAACGGAATTGAGGTCAAGGCTAAGGCCAAGGTTACTGTCCGCGCTAACATTGAACGCTTGGTTGGTGGGGCAGGAGAAGAAACCATTATTGCCCGGGTTGGTGAAGGTATTGTCACCACAGTGGGGAGCTCGCAAAATCACTCAGAGGTCTTGGAGAATCCAGATTCCATTTCCCAAACTATCCTCCGCAAGGGACTGGACTCAGGAACCGCTTATGAGATCTTGTCAATTGATATTGCTGATGTTGATGTCGGAAGAAATATTGGCGCGAAATTACAGGCTGAACAGGCGGAGGCTGATAAACGAATTGCCCAAGCTAAGGCAGAAGAACGCCGGGCTTTAGCGGTCGCTGAGGAACAAGAAAATGTCGCCAAGACCCAGGAAATGCGCGCTAAGGTGGTAGAAGCCCAGTCTAAGGTTCCCCTAGCTATGGCCAGTGCCTTAGAATCAGGCCATTTGGGAGTTATGGACTATTATCGGATGCAAAATGTTCAAGCGGATACTGATATGCGCCAATCTCTAGCCCATGAGGATAAGTCAGGTGATAAATAATGGATAAGGCAGAGTGGAGGCAGCTTTTTAAAGAAGTGAAATTGGTCTGGTCCCTCATCAAAGAAGAAATAGCTCATTCTGACAACCAAGGGGACCCGGCCCTCCAGGACGAAGAAGATCAGAAGGAAGAAAACAGTCAAGTGATTGTAAGTGAGGATGAAGCTAGGGAGGAGATCTCTCCCAAAAGTCAGCAAGATTCTTCTCGCCCGCCTCACTTGACTAAGTCTAATCGTCAAAGCATTGCCTTAGAAAGAGACAAGCAGGACCTGAAGAAAAAAATCCTCAAGCTAGCTGACAAAGCTGAAGATTTAGACTTGGATAAAGGGCAAGAAGAGCCTAAGCAGACCAATGTCGTTGACTTTGATTTGATTGCCAAAGACGAACAAGCCTTCAAGGATTATTTAGACCGTGAGCTGCGGGAAACTTATGCGGATCTTGATGATTTTCAAGATCTTCCCCTAACAGCTGAGGAACAGCCCTCTGTTTTAACCACGGCTACTCCCCGCCTTTCTAAAGAAAATTTAGGTCAGGCCATTCGCTATAAAGAAATCCTTGACCGGCCCAAGGGCTGGTAAAAAAACTGGGAGGTTCCGGTTGTCAGCCTGAAAAGAAAAAACGAATAGCTACCAGCAATAAATTTCAGCTGTAAAGAAAAAATACTTTACAGACTCCTTAGAATTTGCTATAGTATAGCAATGTGAATAAAAGATTGGAAAAATAAAAACACAAGGAGGAATTTTATTCATGGCAGTTAAATTACGCTTAAAACGTATGGGATCAAAACGTAACCCATTTTACCGTATCGTCGCAGCAGATGCGCGTTCACCACGTGACGGACGTATCATTGAAAAGATTGGTACCTATAACCCAACTACCCAACCTGAAGAAGTTGTTTTAGATGAAGAACTTGCTTTAAAATGGTTAGGAAACGGTGCTCAACCAACTGATACTGTTCGTAACATTCTTTCTCGTCAAGGAATTATGCAAA
This genomic interval carries:
- a CDS encoding NfeD family protein produces the protein MGSLLFLLGVLALMVGLMTREYLFMGLVSLFLFALYFYFFASASWLAIILLVLGFSLLAFEFILPTMGLLGVMGLGVIYLSLWLLQGNWLRALIDGTLALAIALVTVLIFTRLGFQLPFTKKIVLDTSLTEAEGFQSLADSSKYLNQRAIAVTDCRPVGKARFSNGEILEVLSQYHYIEKGSEVTVVKVKNDRLLVAEIK
- the floA gene encoding flotillin-like protein FloA (flotillin-like protein involved in membrane lipid rafts) translates to MTNLQAGTFLIMMVLLLTLIILFFVFVPIGLWITAYFSGVKVGIGNLIGMRLRRVNPSRIIKPMIKATKAGLAIDINELEAHYLAGGDVNSVVDALIAAQRANIDLEFKQAAAIDLAGRDVFEAVQVSVTPKVIETPIIAGVARNGIEVKAKAKVTVRANIERLVGGAGEETIIARVGEGIVTTVGSSQNHSEVLENPDSISQTILRKGLDSGTAYEILSIDIADVDVGRNIGAKLQAEQAEADKRIAQAKAEERRALAVAEEQENVAKTQEMRAKVVEAQSKVPLAMASALESGHLGVMDYYRMQNVQADTDMRQSLAHEDKSGDK
- the rpsP gene encoding 30S ribosomal protein S16 gives rise to the protein MAVKLRLKRMGSKRNPFYRIVAADARSPRDGRIIEKIGTYNPTTQPEEVVLDEELALKWLGNGAQPTDTVRNILSRQGIMQKHHEAKHNK